The following coding sequences are from one Salvia hispanica cultivar TCC Black 2014 chromosome 3, UniMelb_Shisp_WGS_1.0, whole genome shotgun sequence window:
- the LOC125217011 gene encoding uncharacterized protein LOC125217011 yields the protein MLPEIKGFLPEPWNIMLLHCVCHIFGLWRLSLCNHRSLQQFLEPSFERGMLNISIGWLTISWACLLHSGNWNAFTWLIQYWCHSIALVPYIRFCSSVFNLLAFDESNSKSEETDENSNKKAN from the exons ATGCTACCTGAAATTAAAGGATTCCTGCCCGAACCATGGAATATAATGTTATTACATTGCGTTTGCCATATTTTCGGT CTTTGGAGGTTGAGTTTATGTAATCACAGGTCACTGCAGCAATTTCTTGAACCTTCTTTTGAGCGTGGTATGCTAAACATAAGCATTGGCTGGCTAACAATATCTTGGGCTTGCCTTCTCCATTCAG GGAATTGGAATGCTTTCACTTGGCTCATTCAATACTGGTGCCACTCTATTG CTTTAGTTCCCTACATCAGATTCTGCTCGTCCGTATTCAAT TTGTTGGCATTCGATGAATCAAATTCAAAGTCTGAAGAGACCGATGAAAACTCTAACAAGAAAGCGAACTGA
- the LOC125212168 gene encoding protein LATERAL ROOT PRIMORDIUM 1-like, which produces MWPSAATRLPPEFFFVAPASSFHHHHNTDAAAAAINFDPHSLNPSNAIGVGVIPLLTAVGGGAADEDLFSRSRGGGGGGGMQLWQHHHQQGQNSSAYLIKPMALEHPNLLPSSGGGASSSSSACQDCGNQAKKDCQHRRCRTCCKSRGYDCTTHFKSTWVPAARRRERQLLATAGSSQSTSGTKKPRLGAASQTTTASHTSTSNTNQARSFDTSSSHQDAGLKESLPGQVRAQAVFKCVRVTAVDDGEDEYAYQAVVKIGGHVFKGFLYDQGVEGREGLPNLSELHLGGGGNGASSSPPVNLDHASNIYGGASFLGGSNYGNPIN; this is translated from the exons atGTGGCCCTCCGCCGCCACGCGCCTTCCCCCGGAGTTCTTCTTCGTCGCACCCGCTTCTTCcttccaccaccaccacaacaccgacgccgccgccgccgcgatCAATTTCGACCCCCATTCTCTCAACCCCTCCAATGCCATCGGCGTCGGCGTGATCCCCCTCCTCACCGCCGTCGGCGGCGGCGCAGCGGATGAGGATTTGTTCAGCCGCAGCCgtggaggcggcggcggcggcggtatGCAATTGTGGCAGCATCATCATCAGCAGGGACAGAATTCCTCAGCTTATTTGATCAAACCCATGGCTCTCGAGCACCCAAATCTCCTCCCAAGCAGCGGCGGCGGtgcttcttcctcctcctccgcctgCCAAGACTGCGGCAACCAAGCCAAGAAAGACTGCCAACATAGAAGGTGCCGAACCTGCTGCAAAAGTAGAGGCTACGACTGCACCACCCACTTCAAAAGCACCTGGGTCCCCGCCGCCCGCCGCCGCGAGCGCCAACTCCTCGCCACCGCCGGCTCCTCCCAGTCCACCTCCGGCACCAAGAAGCCCCGCCTCGGCGCCGCCTCCCAGACCACCACCGCCTCCCACACCTCCACCTCCAACACCAATCAGGCCCGGAGCTTCGACACCAGCTCCAGCCATCAAG ATGCGGGGTTGAAGGAGTCGCTGCCGGGGCAGGTGCGGGCGCAGGCGGTGTTCAAGTGCGTGAGAGTGACGGCGGTGGACGACGGCGAGGATGAATACGCTTATCAAGCAGTGGTGAAGATAGGCGGCCATGTTTTCAAAGGGTTTCTATATGATCAAGGAGTGGAAGGGAGAGAGGGCCTCCCAAATCTATCTGAATTGCATTTGGGAGGCGGCGGCAATGGGGCTTCATCATCGCCGCCGGTCAATCTCGATCATGCTTCTAATATATACGGCGGCGCATCCTTTCTAGGTGGATCCAATTATGGTAACCCCATCAACTGA
- the LOC125213827 gene encoding rho GTPase-activating protein 7-like isoform X3: MSATLAAFERPRIGNSNTIFKSGHLLISSKGLGWKSWKKRWFILTRTSLVFFKNDPRGGEVNLTLGGIDLNNSGSVVVREDKKLLTVLFPDGRDGRAFTLKAETSEDLYEWKTALEHALAQAPNAALVMGQNGIFRSDTNDTIEGSFHQWRDKRPVKSLVVGRPILLALEDIDGGPSFLEKALRFLEKYGIKVEGILRQSADVEEVDRRVQEYEQGKTEFDPEEDAHVIGDCVKHVLRELPSSPVPASCCTALLEAYKEIDRIETRVNAMRSAILEAFPEPNRRLLQRVLKMMHTVSSHASENRMTPSAVAACMAPLLLRPLLAGECELEDDYDTNGDSSAQLLAAANAANNAQAIVTTLLEEYDNIFDDDSLHRCSMSVDSKTDNSGSEDTSDDDNPDIKVNGYHDAENEVDPETDVDSDRRHSGKLSESSGSAASDLYDYKAVANDDSDDEMPIHNNIMGSKLDVALDTRSSRDSKTSLNDQLDQLKVHGNTIDVSTEKPANESQRSVGEILSSMNQELQQSFPGPELLGEKALPKITNTSTGSAKKSTFWGKKNARKTPSSESIDSSGEEELAIQRLEIAKNDLRHRIAKEARGNAILQASLERRKQALHERRLALEQDVARLQEQLQAERDLRAALEVGLSMSSGQFAGSRGMDSKTRAELEEIALAEADVARLKQKVAELHHQLNQQRQHHYGSISDACDRYQHTASQTPQQNFFKQDFDTTLAVCNHERRQRTEESMGADGRNIKGQLLAHGSNGRLPSRKQFIEPSSLSDSKSTEASTSLSVDDFPAVDSGAVPSTSRVAEVMDYHRQPLAASSALVELTTRLDFFKERRSQLMEQLHNLDLNYGSTPQDFAYKPSSPPWH, encoded by the exons ATGTCGGCCACTCTTGCCGCATTTGAGCGCCCTCGTATCGGGAACTCGAATACG ATATTCAAGAGTGGGCATTTGCTTATATCCTCAAAag GGTTAGGATGGAAATCTTGGAAGAAGCGTTGGTTTATCCTTACTCGCACTTCTTTGGTCTTCTTCAAGAATGACCCA CGTGGTGGTGAAGTAAATTTGACTTTGGGTGGcattgatttaaataattcaggAAG TGTCGTTGTTAGAGAAGACAAGAAGCTGTTAACTGTTCTATTTCCTGATGGGCGTGATGGACGTGCGTTCACACTTAAG GCTGAAACATCTGAGGACTTGTATGAGTGGAAGACTGCCCTTGAACATGCTCTTGCACAAGCGCCAAATGCTGCTCTTGTGATGGGACAAAATGGGATCTTCAGAAGTGATACTAATGATACTATTGAGGGTTCTTTCCATCAAT GGAGAGACAAACGACCAGTGAAGTCTTTAGTTGTTGGACGGCCAATTTTGCTTGCACTAGAAGATATAGATGGAGGTCCGTCCTTCCTGGAGAAAGCGCTCCGGTTTCTTGAGAAATACG GAATTAAAGTAGAAGGAATTCTGCGGCAGTCTGCAGATGTTGAGGAAGTGGACAGAAGAGTGCAAGAATATGAACAAG gGAAGACTGAATTTGATCCAGAGGAGGATGCTCATGTTATTGGCGATTGTGTTAAG CATGTTCTTCGGGAGCTACCTTCATCACCGGTTCCTGCTTCCTGCTGCACTGCATTGTTGGAAGCCTACA aagaaattgaccGGATAGAAACTCGTGTTAATGCAATGCGCTCTGCCATACTGGAAGCATTTCCTGAACCCAACAGACGCCTCTTACAGAG agTTCTCAAGATGATGCATACAGTTTCTTCTCATGCTTCTGAGAATCGGATGACACCTTCGGCAGTTGCTGCTTGTATGGCTCCACTGCTGTTGCGCCCTCTTTTAGCTGGTGAATGTGAACTAGAGGATGACTACGATACTAATGGAGATAGTTCTGCTCAGCTTCTAGCTGCAGCCAATGCTGCTAATAATGCCCAAGCTATTGTCACAACACTTCTGGAGGAGTATGACAATATTTTCGAT GATGATAGTCTGCACAGATGCTCGATGTCTGTAGATTCTAAAACCGATAACAGTGGAAGTGAAGATACAAGTGATGATGACAATCCggatataaaagtaaatgGTTATCATGATGCTGAAAATGAAGTTGACCCAGAAACAGATGTTGATTCTGATCGAAGACACAGTGGGAAGTTAAGTGAGAGCAGTGGCTCAGCTGCTAGTGATCTTTATGACTATAAG GCTGTTGCAAATGATGATTCAGATGATGAGATGCCCATACACAATAATATTATGGGATCAAAACTAGATGTGGCTTTGGACACTAGATCCAGTCGAGACTCTAAGACTTCATTAAATGACCAACTAGACCAATTGAAGGTACATGGGAATACGATAGATGTGTCTACTGAAAAACCTGCCAATGAGTCTCAGCGGTCTGTTGGAGAAATTTTGTCATCTATGAATCAAGAACTGCAGCAATCTTTTCCTGGACCTGAACTGTTGGGTGAGAAGGCATTACCCAAAATTACCAATACCAGCACTGGTAGTGCAAAGAAGTCAACATTTTGgggaaagaaaaat GCAAGAAAAACACCTTCATCAGAATCCATAGATTCATCTGGAGAGGAAGA GCTTGCCATCCAGAGATTAGAGATCGCAAAGAATGATCTACGCCACAGAATTGCAAAGGAA GCGAGAGGAAATGCAATTTTGCAAGCTAGCTTGGAAAGAAGGAAGCAAGCTTTGCATGAGCGGCGCTTAGCTCTTGAGCAAGAT GTAGCAAGACTGCAAGAACAGTTGCAAGCTGAGAGAGACTTACGAGCTGCTCTGGAAGTTGGCTTGAGCATGTCTTCTGGGCAATTTGCTGGCTCTCGTGGCATGGATTCTAAG ACTAGAGCCGAGCTTGAGGAGATAGCTCTTGCCGAAGCAGATGTAGCCAGATTGAAGCAGAAAGTTGCTGAACTTCACCACCAGTTAAATCAGCAACGTCAGCACCACTATGGATCTATTTCTGATGCATGTGATAGATATCAACACACAGCAAGCCAAACACCTCAGCA GAATTTTTTCAAGCAGGATTTTGATACTACACTTGCTGTTTGTAACCATGAAAGAAGACAAAGGACAGAG GAGTCGATGGGCGCGGATGGAAGAAATATTAAAGGACAACTGTTGGCACATGGAAGCAACGGCAGGTTGCCTTCTCGGAAACAGTTTATTGAACCATCAAGCTTGAGTGATTCTAAAAGTACAGAGGCCTCCACAAGTCTATCCGTGGATGATTTTCCTGCTGTGGATTCGGGGGCTGTACCTTCTACTTCTCGGGTGGCTGAG GTGATGGATTATCATCGACAACCACTAGCAGCATCGTCAGCTTTGGTAGAGCTGACAACCCGTCTCGACTTCTTCAAGGAAAGGAGGTCTCAGTTGATGGAGCAACTCCACAACCTTGATCTGAACTATGGTTCCACACCTCAAGATTTTGCATACAAACCTTCGTCTCCTCCGTGGCACTAG
- the LOC125213827 gene encoding rho GTPase-activating protein 7-like isoform X2 — MSATLAAFERPRIGNSNTIFKSGHLLISSKGLGWKSWKKRWFILTRTSLVFFKNDPSALPQRGGEVNLTLGGIDLNNSGSVVVREDKKLLTVLFPDGRDGRAFTLKAETSEDLYEWKTALEHALAQAPNAALVMGQNGIFRSDTNDTIEGSFHQWRDKRPVKSLVVGRPILLALEDIDGGPSFLEKALRFLEKYGIKVEGILRQSADVEEVDRRVQEYEQGKTEFDPEEDAHVIGDCVKHVLRELPSSPVPASCCTALLEAYKIDRIETRVNAMRSAILEAFPEPNRRLLQRVLKMMHTVSSHASENRMTPSAVAACMAPLLLRPLLAGECELEDDYDTNGDSSAQLLAAANAANNAQAIVTTLLEEYDNIFDDDSLHRCSMSVDSKTDNSGSEDTSDDDNPDIKVNGYHDAENEVDPETDVDSDRRHSGKLSESSGSAASDLYDYKAVANDDSDDEMPIHNNIMGSKLDVALDTRSSRDSKTSLNDQLDQLKVHGNTIDVSTEKPANESQRSVGEILSSMNQELQQSFPGPELLGEKALPKITNTSTGSAKKSTFWGKKNARKTPSSESIDSSGEEELAIQRLEIAKNDLRHRIAKEARGNAILQASLERRKQALHERRLALEQDVARLQEQLQAERDLRAALEVGLSMSSGQFAGSRGMDSKTRAELEEIALAEADVARLKQKVAELHHQLNQQRQHHYGSISDACDRYQHTASQTPQQNFFKQDFDTTLAVCNHERRQRTEESMGADGRNIKGQLLAHGSNGRLPSRKQFIEPSSLSDSKSTEASTSLSVDDFPAVDSGAVPSTSRVAEVMDYHRQPLAASSALVELTTRLDFFKERRSQLMEQLHNLDLNYGSTPQDFAYKPSSPPWH; from the exons ATGTCGGCCACTCTTGCCGCATTTGAGCGCCCTCGTATCGGGAACTCGAATACG ATATTCAAGAGTGGGCATTTGCTTATATCCTCAAAag GGTTAGGATGGAAATCTTGGAAGAAGCGTTGGTTTATCCTTACTCGCACTTCTTTGGTCTTCTTCAAGAATGACCCA AGTGCACTTCCGCAGCGTGGTGGTGAAGTAAATTTGACTTTGGGTGGcattgatttaaataattcaggAAG TGTCGTTGTTAGAGAAGACAAGAAGCTGTTAACTGTTCTATTTCCTGATGGGCGTGATGGACGTGCGTTCACACTTAAG GCTGAAACATCTGAGGACTTGTATGAGTGGAAGACTGCCCTTGAACATGCTCTTGCACAAGCGCCAAATGCTGCTCTTGTGATGGGACAAAATGGGATCTTCAGAAGTGATACTAATGATACTATTGAGGGTTCTTTCCATCAAT GGAGAGACAAACGACCAGTGAAGTCTTTAGTTGTTGGACGGCCAATTTTGCTTGCACTAGAAGATATAGATGGAGGTCCGTCCTTCCTGGAGAAAGCGCTCCGGTTTCTTGAGAAATACG GAATTAAAGTAGAAGGAATTCTGCGGCAGTCTGCAGATGTTGAGGAAGTGGACAGAAGAGTGCAAGAATATGAACAAG gGAAGACTGAATTTGATCCAGAGGAGGATGCTCATGTTATTGGCGATTGTGTTAAG CATGTTCTTCGGGAGCTACCTTCATCACCGGTTCCTGCTTCCTGCTGCACTGCATTGTTGGAAGCCTACA aaattgaccGGATAGAAACTCGTGTTAATGCAATGCGCTCTGCCATACTGGAAGCATTTCCTGAACCCAACAGACGCCTCTTACAGAG agTTCTCAAGATGATGCATACAGTTTCTTCTCATGCTTCTGAGAATCGGATGACACCTTCGGCAGTTGCTGCTTGTATGGCTCCACTGCTGTTGCGCCCTCTTTTAGCTGGTGAATGTGAACTAGAGGATGACTACGATACTAATGGAGATAGTTCTGCTCAGCTTCTAGCTGCAGCCAATGCTGCTAATAATGCCCAAGCTATTGTCACAACACTTCTGGAGGAGTATGACAATATTTTCGAT GATGATAGTCTGCACAGATGCTCGATGTCTGTAGATTCTAAAACCGATAACAGTGGAAGTGAAGATACAAGTGATGATGACAATCCggatataaaagtaaatgGTTATCATGATGCTGAAAATGAAGTTGACCCAGAAACAGATGTTGATTCTGATCGAAGACACAGTGGGAAGTTAAGTGAGAGCAGTGGCTCAGCTGCTAGTGATCTTTATGACTATAAG GCTGTTGCAAATGATGATTCAGATGATGAGATGCCCATACACAATAATATTATGGGATCAAAACTAGATGTGGCTTTGGACACTAGATCCAGTCGAGACTCTAAGACTTCATTAAATGACCAACTAGACCAATTGAAGGTACATGGGAATACGATAGATGTGTCTACTGAAAAACCTGCCAATGAGTCTCAGCGGTCTGTTGGAGAAATTTTGTCATCTATGAATCAAGAACTGCAGCAATCTTTTCCTGGACCTGAACTGTTGGGTGAGAAGGCATTACCCAAAATTACCAATACCAGCACTGGTAGTGCAAAGAAGTCAACATTTTGgggaaagaaaaat GCAAGAAAAACACCTTCATCAGAATCCATAGATTCATCTGGAGAGGAAGA GCTTGCCATCCAGAGATTAGAGATCGCAAAGAATGATCTACGCCACAGAATTGCAAAGGAA GCGAGAGGAAATGCAATTTTGCAAGCTAGCTTGGAAAGAAGGAAGCAAGCTTTGCATGAGCGGCGCTTAGCTCTTGAGCAAGAT GTAGCAAGACTGCAAGAACAGTTGCAAGCTGAGAGAGACTTACGAGCTGCTCTGGAAGTTGGCTTGAGCATGTCTTCTGGGCAATTTGCTGGCTCTCGTGGCATGGATTCTAAG ACTAGAGCCGAGCTTGAGGAGATAGCTCTTGCCGAAGCAGATGTAGCCAGATTGAAGCAGAAAGTTGCTGAACTTCACCACCAGTTAAATCAGCAACGTCAGCACCACTATGGATCTATTTCTGATGCATGTGATAGATATCAACACACAGCAAGCCAAACACCTCAGCA GAATTTTTTCAAGCAGGATTTTGATACTACACTTGCTGTTTGTAACCATGAAAGAAGACAAAGGACAGAG GAGTCGATGGGCGCGGATGGAAGAAATATTAAAGGACAACTGTTGGCACATGGAAGCAACGGCAGGTTGCCTTCTCGGAAACAGTTTATTGAACCATCAAGCTTGAGTGATTCTAAAAGTACAGAGGCCTCCACAAGTCTATCCGTGGATGATTTTCCTGCTGTGGATTCGGGGGCTGTACCTTCTACTTCTCGGGTGGCTGAG GTGATGGATTATCATCGACAACCACTAGCAGCATCGTCAGCTTTGGTAGAGCTGACAACCCGTCTCGACTTCTTCAAGGAAAGGAGGTCTCAGTTGATGGAGCAACTCCACAACCTTGATCTGAACTATGGTTCCACACCTCAAGATTTTGCATACAAACCTTCGTCTCCTCCGTGGCACTAG
- the LOC125213827 gene encoding rho GTPase-activating protein 7-like isoform X1 has translation MSATLAAFERPRIGNSNTIFKSGHLLISSKGLGWKSWKKRWFILTRTSLVFFKNDPSALPQRGGEVNLTLGGIDLNNSGSVVVREDKKLLTVLFPDGRDGRAFTLKAETSEDLYEWKTALEHALAQAPNAALVMGQNGIFRSDTNDTIEGSFHQWRDKRPVKSLVVGRPILLALEDIDGGPSFLEKALRFLEKYGIKVEGILRQSADVEEVDRRVQEYEQGKTEFDPEEDAHVIGDCVKHVLRELPSSPVPASCCTALLEAYKEIDRIETRVNAMRSAILEAFPEPNRRLLQRVLKMMHTVSSHASENRMTPSAVAACMAPLLLRPLLAGECELEDDYDTNGDSSAQLLAAANAANNAQAIVTTLLEEYDNIFDDDSLHRCSMSVDSKTDNSGSEDTSDDDNPDIKVNGYHDAENEVDPETDVDSDRRHSGKLSESSGSAASDLYDYKAVANDDSDDEMPIHNNIMGSKLDVALDTRSSRDSKTSLNDQLDQLKVHGNTIDVSTEKPANESQRSVGEILSSMNQELQQSFPGPELLGEKALPKITNTSTGSAKKSTFWGKKNARKTPSSESIDSSGEEELAIQRLEIAKNDLRHRIAKEARGNAILQASLERRKQALHERRLALEQDVARLQEQLQAERDLRAALEVGLSMSSGQFAGSRGMDSKTRAELEEIALAEADVARLKQKVAELHHQLNQQRQHHYGSISDACDRYQHTASQTPQQNFFKQDFDTTLAVCNHERRQRTEESMGADGRNIKGQLLAHGSNGRLPSRKQFIEPSSLSDSKSTEASTSLSVDDFPAVDSGAVPSTSRVAEVMDYHRQPLAASSALVELTTRLDFFKERRSQLMEQLHNLDLNYGSTPQDFAYKPSSPPWH, from the exons ATGTCGGCCACTCTTGCCGCATTTGAGCGCCCTCGTATCGGGAACTCGAATACG ATATTCAAGAGTGGGCATTTGCTTATATCCTCAAAag GGTTAGGATGGAAATCTTGGAAGAAGCGTTGGTTTATCCTTACTCGCACTTCTTTGGTCTTCTTCAAGAATGACCCA AGTGCACTTCCGCAGCGTGGTGGTGAAGTAAATTTGACTTTGGGTGGcattgatttaaataattcaggAAG TGTCGTTGTTAGAGAAGACAAGAAGCTGTTAACTGTTCTATTTCCTGATGGGCGTGATGGACGTGCGTTCACACTTAAG GCTGAAACATCTGAGGACTTGTATGAGTGGAAGACTGCCCTTGAACATGCTCTTGCACAAGCGCCAAATGCTGCTCTTGTGATGGGACAAAATGGGATCTTCAGAAGTGATACTAATGATACTATTGAGGGTTCTTTCCATCAAT GGAGAGACAAACGACCAGTGAAGTCTTTAGTTGTTGGACGGCCAATTTTGCTTGCACTAGAAGATATAGATGGAGGTCCGTCCTTCCTGGAGAAAGCGCTCCGGTTTCTTGAGAAATACG GAATTAAAGTAGAAGGAATTCTGCGGCAGTCTGCAGATGTTGAGGAAGTGGACAGAAGAGTGCAAGAATATGAACAAG gGAAGACTGAATTTGATCCAGAGGAGGATGCTCATGTTATTGGCGATTGTGTTAAG CATGTTCTTCGGGAGCTACCTTCATCACCGGTTCCTGCTTCCTGCTGCACTGCATTGTTGGAAGCCTACA aagaaattgaccGGATAGAAACTCGTGTTAATGCAATGCGCTCTGCCATACTGGAAGCATTTCCTGAACCCAACAGACGCCTCTTACAGAG agTTCTCAAGATGATGCATACAGTTTCTTCTCATGCTTCTGAGAATCGGATGACACCTTCGGCAGTTGCTGCTTGTATGGCTCCACTGCTGTTGCGCCCTCTTTTAGCTGGTGAATGTGAACTAGAGGATGACTACGATACTAATGGAGATAGTTCTGCTCAGCTTCTAGCTGCAGCCAATGCTGCTAATAATGCCCAAGCTATTGTCACAACACTTCTGGAGGAGTATGACAATATTTTCGAT GATGATAGTCTGCACAGATGCTCGATGTCTGTAGATTCTAAAACCGATAACAGTGGAAGTGAAGATACAAGTGATGATGACAATCCggatataaaagtaaatgGTTATCATGATGCTGAAAATGAAGTTGACCCAGAAACAGATGTTGATTCTGATCGAAGACACAGTGGGAAGTTAAGTGAGAGCAGTGGCTCAGCTGCTAGTGATCTTTATGACTATAAG GCTGTTGCAAATGATGATTCAGATGATGAGATGCCCATACACAATAATATTATGGGATCAAAACTAGATGTGGCTTTGGACACTAGATCCAGTCGAGACTCTAAGACTTCATTAAATGACCAACTAGACCAATTGAAGGTACATGGGAATACGATAGATGTGTCTACTGAAAAACCTGCCAATGAGTCTCAGCGGTCTGTTGGAGAAATTTTGTCATCTATGAATCAAGAACTGCAGCAATCTTTTCCTGGACCTGAACTGTTGGGTGAGAAGGCATTACCCAAAATTACCAATACCAGCACTGGTAGTGCAAAGAAGTCAACATTTTGgggaaagaaaaat GCAAGAAAAACACCTTCATCAGAATCCATAGATTCATCTGGAGAGGAAGA GCTTGCCATCCAGAGATTAGAGATCGCAAAGAATGATCTACGCCACAGAATTGCAAAGGAA GCGAGAGGAAATGCAATTTTGCAAGCTAGCTTGGAAAGAAGGAAGCAAGCTTTGCATGAGCGGCGCTTAGCTCTTGAGCAAGAT GTAGCAAGACTGCAAGAACAGTTGCAAGCTGAGAGAGACTTACGAGCTGCTCTGGAAGTTGGCTTGAGCATGTCTTCTGGGCAATTTGCTGGCTCTCGTGGCATGGATTCTAAG ACTAGAGCCGAGCTTGAGGAGATAGCTCTTGCCGAAGCAGATGTAGCCAGATTGAAGCAGAAAGTTGCTGAACTTCACCACCAGTTAAATCAGCAACGTCAGCACCACTATGGATCTATTTCTGATGCATGTGATAGATATCAACACACAGCAAGCCAAACACCTCAGCA GAATTTTTTCAAGCAGGATTTTGATACTACACTTGCTGTTTGTAACCATGAAAGAAGACAAAGGACAGAG GAGTCGATGGGCGCGGATGGAAGAAATATTAAAGGACAACTGTTGGCACATGGAAGCAACGGCAGGTTGCCTTCTCGGAAACAGTTTATTGAACCATCAAGCTTGAGTGATTCTAAAAGTACAGAGGCCTCCACAAGTCTATCCGTGGATGATTTTCCTGCTGTGGATTCGGGGGCTGTACCTTCTACTTCTCGGGTGGCTGAG GTGATGGATTATCATCGACAACCACTAGCAGCATCGTCAGCTTTGGTAGAGCTGACAACCCGTCTCGACTTCTTCAAGGAAAGGAGGTCTCAGTTGATGGAGCAACTCCACAACCTTGATCTGAACTATGGTTCCACACCTCAAGATTTTGCATACAAACCTTCGTCTCCTCCGTGGCACTAG